The window GAGCTGAAAGCAGAAGCGGGCATTAAAGGGCAAACGCAGACGCTGAAAGGCGCTACCTATGTTGTTACCGGCGATGTGACCGAGTTTGGTCGCAAAGAAGTGGGTGACCATCAACTGTGGGGCATCCTTGGTCGCGGCAAAACACAGGTTGCTTACGCAAAAACCACGTTGAATGTGGTGAACGTACAAACATCTGAAGTCGTGTATTCCGTACAAGGTGCCGGTGAGTACACCTTGTCCAACCGTGAAATTATCGGTTTCGGCGGTACGGCCAGCTATGACTCTACGTTGAACGGTAAAGTGCTGGATTTGGCTATTCGTGAAGCCGTCAATAATCTGGTTGCGGGAATTGAAAGTGGTGCCTGGCGCCCAGCGAACTAATGGAATAGGAATATAACCATGTTATCTCATAAGAAAATTGTCCTGCTGCTTGCAGCGA is drawn from Pectobacterium aroidearum and contains these coding sequences:
- a CDS encoding CsgG/HfaB family protein, producing the protein MNKKVVLCSVFMSAALLSGCATESSRTVEAQKVTSYSTPYQGVRSPISVGKFENRSNYMNGIFSDGVDRLGNQSKTILVSHLQQSGRFNVLDRTNMEELKAEAGIKGQTQTLKGATYVVTGDVTEFGRKEVGDHQLWGILGRGKTQVAYAKTTLNVVNVQTSEVVYSVQGAGEYTLSNREIIGFGGTASYDSTLNGKVLDLAIREAVNNLVAGIESGAWRPAN